One Alnus glutinosa chromosome 13, dhAlnGlut1.1, whole genome shotgun sequence genomic window, AGAGGATGGATTCGCCACCTTACAAAGCCGTCTCTTCCCGCCGGAAAGCCACTGGCCATAGATCTTGAGTTCGAGGACGAAATAGGGCGCCATGAAGGTGCACCATATGGCAGGGTGAAGGGTTTTGGGGGCTAGCATTGGAGGTAAACCAAGGGCTAGGAACATGCAGACGACCCAAGGAGCAAAGAAGAAGTTAACCCTAACAGGGTGGAAGTACTCTCTTTTGACTGCTTCAAAGTAGAATATGCATTTGAGAATGTAGGTGAAGGAGACGGAGATTAGGACTGCAAGGGCTAATAGCCAGAGGCCAAGGTTGATGAATGGAGTAATGTGGAGAAACTTGGTGGCAGGGCTTGTTGCGAGGGCACGCCATAGAACAGCTTGGCTGCTAAGACCGAGACAGATACCAAAGCATCCGATTGGGAAGCGAAGGAGGAAGGGCCACTTCTCGTCTTTGGGAAGGAGAATGTCCTCATCGTCCTGCACGACATAGAGATCACATAAATGTACGTAAGTTAggatatataataaaaacaaggTTTAGAATTTTAAACAAGGTCAATCGACTCAATCTAGGCTATCTAGCTAGAAttttataaatacaataataTATTCAGCCTAAACATCTGTTTTGGAATTaattacgatttcaaaaagtacgattttaaaatatgcgatttgaaaacgtgatttttaaaaagcgtagttaagcgtttggcgaaatcgcagtttagcttttaaaattgcgtgtttaacaaaaaattatattgcttgcgatttgaaaaaaaacaaattttcaacgtttttaaatcgcaatttcaaaGGATTAATTTTTTGCGATTTAGTATTGTCATAACCTAAGGAAGGTTTGGTCATATGTACGCCAGCTAGGGGAATTAgtcaaaattataattagaaTTTCTTAGAATCACTTTACATAACTTAATCTCACCTAATATGCAAAAAGTATAGTTGGACTTggcacatgcatgcatgccttTGTGTACTGTAATGCGCAAGCCGGGAAAGAATCATGATGTTCGTCCCTGGAAATATGTGATATATTTTTAGTgaatatgatatgatatgatatattattattattattattatttctgaAAATTTGTTACTTTATTTTCATTGTTCGTAAATTCATTAACAACTCTTTTTAGCTagctaaaaacaaagaaacaatattGATACCTTGAAACATTAAACACACTTGCCTAGCACATATTTGAGTATATTACCGTTGATCAAACGATCTCTCATATGACGTGCTAATTGAATAACTAAATTTATTGATCATTTATTATCGGCTTAAATTCTTAAGACAAttgaaaatttatgaaaatatcaTAGTACAGATCTTGAATTCgaacattatttttataatttacctGATCATTTAATTGAGTATTTCACTAGCTTTAATTAACCATGCAAATATGAGTGAGTGAATTACCTTGACTTCGTCTAGCTCAGGTCCTTTCAGAGCAGCAAAGTATCTTCCAGCAGGAACACTTTGATTAACAGACTCATCAAGCCCGGCAGATGGATGATCAGTCTTTTGAGGTTCCAGTACTTCCCTCTCCCTTCTTGACGGCAACAAAGAATTCTGCCTACTGAGACTTGTTTTCGTCTTGAACATACTGAAGTCTGCCTTACGGCCTTCCAAACCAATCCTCTTGGCCGAATCAAATCCTCCAAAACTTCCTCCACTTCTGGAAAGACCCCTCCTCTCATCTTTGGCCTTAGACTCTCGATTTAGCAGTACTGAAAAACCCGTCTCCAATGAAACTTGCCTGTTTAAACCCCTATATGGTCTCTTAGGGTCTCTAACTTTGATGGATCTGTTCAAACGCTTATCAGCTTTATCTACCTTTCGATTTGttcccttcttttcttcttcatcatcatcatcatcttcttcttcttccggTAAGACTTCATGGATATCTACAAAATGGGTTTTAAGAAAACTAGGAGAAATTGGCGTTCTTTCCATTTTGCTTCTTCTAAGAGTTGAACAATACTATGCATGTAGTCCAAGGCTAGTCTTTGTGTTAATTAGGTTTATTAATTACATGCTATATAATATGATATCTTCACATGTCGGTTTGTATTTTAAAGGTGTGGGATGCTTCACGAGAAGTGGCAGAAGAAGAGGTGTTGACGAAATGGGAGCCAATGCTTTCTTGGAAGAGTTGGTGTTTGGAGGGATATCACGTGAACTCATACAAATAGATCTTAGCTTGGTATTATGTTAAAGCTTTAGACCAACGTACGTAGAAGAAGACTGGAAGATCAAATTGTgcctagagagagagatttctacAATTCACGGATTGTAGAGATCGAGGAACAAAGAAAAAGGGCAGACTAATTTCtacaactttaatttatttaaaaacgcACTTTATACCTACCAAAATCACAGCCCCAAACGGGCTCTCAACCTTGAAAATGACTCTCTTTGGTTTCCCATGTTACCATTTTCATTCATCCTATCGAAAGGAAAATGTCACTTGcagaaattttttcttaaagaaatagATTTTAATTTCATTACCATTAAAACAAATACACAAGGACAGCTTACCAACTGAAACAAGGGGGCTACAAACCAGCGCGCACCCTAAGACAACAAAGCCTCTGCATAACTTCTACGTACAGAAGCTAAACCACACTACAAAGCAGCCAACAACATCAACaaatcaaaaaccaaaattataACGACCTACCtcaaacgacacaatattgtccacttttaaCTCAACCGAACCAAACTTCACATGAGGTCACCAACTCTGGTACTATTCTTagagaagcacgcttaacttcggagttctgataggtttatggacatcacggctttaaaacacgttgaaTTAAGAAGGgtgcagatatatatataagcacatccccattcccataccaagcgatgtgggacgtcacaattaCCTCTtgttgggacccagcgtccttgCTAGCGACCCTCATGCAATCCCCACATTTTTGGCATCTCAATGAGTGCTCGCTGGCGATCTTTATGGACTTGTGCACACTCCCCCATCTCAAGTGGAGCAATGACTCTGATATTTTTTTGTAACAATTCACCttaaacgacacaatattgtctgctttttgACTCTCCCGAACCAGACTTTCTAAGAGGGCACCCATCTTAGTACTACTTAGAGTGTACAAACGGAGCTGTTATAACCGTTAATCACTAACCGCTTAGGCGgaggtggttagcggttatagggtttGCGAAATGCGGTTAATAATCGCCAACCgccttcctatatatatataagtacgtGCTTGAGGTGTTTGACAAGGAGAGCCAGAGCTTGAAGATTGTGCCTGTTGCTTGTGACAGGGTGAGTTTGCTGTTTGGTTCCTAAGAATGTGTGGAAATTTTGAGTCTTCTAATGTTTAGTCActaagaaaatgtgaaaaagtttaCTTATTTACTGATTGGTTGATTTGGATGTGTGGGGAATTTGGTTATTGATTAAATGAGGAGAGTTTAGATATTGACGGTTTGACTGCTGATGAAATGTtgaaattttcttgttttttgggtatttagatttttaattttttggttttggatttggttatgtggttatttgtttgtgttttgaatttgtatatatttttttaataaatattttggatttgtatttagatttgttcaTGTTGTACCAAAAGGCAAAAGgttcaaaaattattaaattattcccctttttttttttttttttttttttttttttttttttttttttttttttttgcataaaaCCGGCCCAAATCCTATCTAAAACCAGTCCAAAATCCAAATTGAAAAACAGTTTTGAAACCACTGGTTATAAAGACAATGA contains:
- the LOC133854741 gene encoding guard cell S-type anion channel SLAC1 isoform X1, encoding MERTPISPSFLKTHFVDIHEVLPEEEEDDDDDEEEKKGTNRKVDKADKRLNRSIKVRDPKRPYRGLNRQVSLETGFSVLLNRESKAKDERRGLSRSGGSFGGFDSAKRIGLEGRKADFSMFKTKTSLSRQNSLLPSRREREVLEPQKTDHPSAGLDESVNQSVPAGRYFAALKGPELDEVKDDEDILLPKDEKWPFLLRFPIGCFGICLGLSSQAVLWRALATSPATKFLHITPFINLGLWLLALAVLISVSFTYILKCIFYFEAVKREYFHPVRVNFFFAPWVVCMFLALGLPPMLAPKTLHPAIWCTFMAPYFVLELKIYGQWLSGGKRRLCKVANPSSHLSVVGNFVGAILASKVGWNEAAKFLWAVGFAHYLVLFVTLYQRLPTSETLPKELHPVYSMFIAAPSAASLAWQTIYGEFDGLSRTCYFIALFLYVSLVVRINFFTGFRFSVAWWSYTFPMTTASVATIKYAEEVPSVLSRGLAVTLSFMSSAMVSVLFISTLLHAFVWCTLFPNDYAIAITKTRLVKGKIKPFKKAYDIKRWTKQALTTKNNSAKKDSEKVG
- the LOC133854741 gene encoding guard cell S-type anion channel SLAC1 isoform X2 — translated: MERTPISPSFLKTHFVDIHEVLPEEEEDDDDDEEEKKGTNRKVDKADKRLNRSIKVRDPKRPYRGLNRQVSLETGFSVLLNRESKAKDERRGLSRSGGSFGGFDSAKRIGLEGRKADFSMFKTKTSLSRQNSLLPSRREREVLEPQKTDHPSAGLDESVNQSVPAGRYFAALKGPELDEVKDDEDILLPKDEKWPFLLRFPIGCFGICLGLSSQAVLWRALATSPATKFLHITPFINLGLWLLALAVLISVSFTYILKCIFYFEAVKREYFHPVRVNFFFAPWVVCMFLALGLPPMLAPKTLHPAIWCTFMAPYFVLELKIYGQWLSGGKRRLCKVANPSSHLSVVGNFVGAILASKVGWNEAAKFLWAVGFAHYLVLFVTLYQRLPTSETLPKELHPVYSMFIAAPSAASLAWQTIYGEFDGLSRTCYFIALFLYVSLVVRINFFTGFSYFAGFRWHGGLTHSP